The DNA sequence ATGATATTTGATGACTTAACCGAAGTTCAAAAACAAAGTATTATAGATAATGATCTATTAATTAATGAAGCTGTTGTTACAATAGATATGAAAGGTATTGAACTCATCTGTTTACAACATCCTGTTTCTGTTGATTTGAGAAAAATTATAACTATAGTAAAATTATCCACAGATATTGAACGCATTGGTGATCGAGTCGTTGAAATAGTTAAGAATTTAAAAAATATTCATACAATGCATGAATGGGGACCATTATTTTATGAAATGCTGAAAATACATTTTGAACTAGGCGAGTACTTAAAGAAAGCTTTATTATGGTTTAAGAAGAGAAATTATGAGTTTGACGTATATGACTATAATAAAAAATATCATTTAATATCTAATTTATGTCAAAAACTAGGAGATAAAGCAGTAGAGAATTTTCTTATTGAACCCAAAAATGTTGATGAAGCTATTGTATTTTTAGAAGTTGTTAATATTCTTGATAAGATATCCCATACAACACAATCTATTTATAAATGGTTAGATTATCAGGAAAGAGGAGTATTATAGATAAAGAGGAGTAAATATGCAGACAATAGTAGATAATTTTGTTAATAGAGTTATTGAATATGGAATTTATAAACCGATGGACCAGATATATATAAAAAATAGAGTTTTGGCCTTAATCGGGGAAGAAGGAACTGATAAGATTTCAAATGATAGTGATCTTAAAAAATTAAAAGACGATTTAGTAGAAATAGCTTTAAAGAATGGTAAAATTGCTGATTTAGGTGAGGCGAAGGAATGTTTAGGTGCAGAGCTGATGAATTTCATCATTCCATTACCAAGTCGCCTTAATGATATTTTTTGGAGTTCATATGATGTTTCGCCACAGGAAGCAGTTGAAGAGTTCTATCAGCTAAGTAAAGATAGCGACTATATTAAATTGTCAGCTATCTCTAAAAATATAGCTTTTCATACTGAAACTAATTATGGTTCACTTGAAATTACAATCAATTTATCAAAACCGGAAAAAGATCCGAAAACAATCGCGGCAGAGAAATTAGTAAAGTCATCTAATTATCCAAAATGTTTACTTTGTATGGAAAATGAAGGTTATCAGGGGAGAATAAATTATCCAGCACGTGCTAATCATAGAATTATTCGATTGGAACTGGGAGACGAAGTATGGGGGTTCCAGTATTCTCCATACTCATATTTTAATGAGCATGCGATATTCTTGAATAGTCAACATGTACCTATGGCTATTACGTCCAAAACATTTGAACAATTATTGGAGATTGTTGATATTTTACCAGGGTATTTTGCTGGTTCAAATTCTGATCTTCCTATCTCAGGAGGATCTATCCTTAGTCATAATCACTACCAGGGAGGAAAACATATTTTCCCAATGGAAAAAGCAAAATTTGAGAGAGAATTTCTTTTTAAAGACTTTGAGGATATTAAAGCTGGGATTATAAAATGGCCGATGTCAGTGATTAGGCTACAAGGTGAAAATAAAAATCGTTTGGTAGAATTAGCCACTAAAATCCTAGATACCTGGAGAGAATATTCAGATTTAGACGTAAACATTATTGCTAAGACTGAAGATATTCCACACCATACGGTGACTCCTATTGCTCGTAAAGTGAATGGGAGATATGAATTGGATATTGTTTTGAGAGATAATCATACTACTGAAGAATACCCAGATGGTGTTTACCATCCTCATCAAGATGTACAACATATTAAAAAGGAAAACATCGGGTTAATTGAGGTGATGGGACTTGCGATTTTACCACCTCGTTTGAAAACAGAGTTAGAAGAAGTTGAGAAATATCTTTTAGGAAAAGATAACGCAATTGCTGATTATCATTTAGAATGGGCCGTTCAATTGAAAGAAAAATATCCTGTCCTTAAAGAGGAGGAGGTTCATAGAGTAGTTCAACATGAAGTAGGGCAAGTATTTGCGAGAGTTCTCGAAGATGCAGGTGTTTATAAGAATACTCAAAACGGACATGAAGCATTTATGAGATTTGTTAAATCGGTTGGAATTAATTAGGAGGAAATAAAAATGGCAATATTGGTAACAGGCGGAGCTGGTTATATTGGTAGCCATACCGTAGTAGAATTACTAAATTTAGGAAAGGAAGTCGTTATTGTCGACAACCTTTCAAACTCAAGCATTTTAGTATTAGATCGTATTGAAGCAATTACAGGGCAACGTCCTGCGTTTTACGAATTAGATGTTTGTGATAAACAAGGATTGAGAAAAGTTTTTGAACAAGAATCTATTGAGGCTGCAATTCATTTTGCAGGATACAAAGCTGTCGGCGAATCCGTGCAAAAGCCTGTGATGTACTACGAAAATAATATTATGAGTACATTATCTCTTGTTGAAGTGATGTCAGAGTTTAATGTTAAAAAGATTGTATTTTCATCGAGTGCGACTGTATACGGCGTTCACAATCAGTCTCCTCTTATTGAAACGATGCCAACAAGTGCAACGAATCCGTATGGGTACACAAAAGTGATGCTTGAACAAATTTTAAAAGATGTTCATGTAGCAGATTCAGAGTGGAGTATTGCGTTGCTTCGTTATTTCAATCCGATTGGTGCTCATGAGTCTGGGTTGATTGGAGAAGATCCATCAGGCATTCCTAACAACTTAATGCCTTTTATTGCACAAGTAGCGGTAGGTAAGCGACCAGAGCTAAGTGTTTTTGGAGATGATTATGATACGGTAGATGGTACTGGTGTTCGCGATTATATCCATGTAGTGGATTTAGCGATAGGGCATATAAAAGCTTTAGAAAAAGTATCTGAAAAAACAGATGTTTATATTTATAACCTTGGTTCAGGAGAAGGCACAAGTGTATTACAACTTGTAAATACATTTGAAAGTGTTAATAAGGTTCCAATTCCGTATAAAATTGTACCAAGACGATCAGGAGACGTTGCGACTTGTTATGCAAATGCAGATAAGGCGTATAAGGAATTAAATTGGAAGACTACAAAAACGGTCGAAGACATGTGTAGAGATACATGGAATTGGCAATCAAAAAACCCTAATGGATACAATAAATAATAAAGTTCAAGTAGTCTTGTAACATGTATATATTAAAAAAATTAAAAAAATTTAAAAAAAAACAATGAAAGCGCTTGACAAAGTAAACGGTTACATTGTATAATACAAATATGAATGACACCGATGTCAAAAAATATAAAAGAAGGTCTGTTTATGAAAAACTTAACAAAAATTAAGTTCAAAGAGAACGGAGAATTTAATCATTTTCCCGGAAATACAGTTGTAGCAAATCTTTATACTAATTCAGATTTGATGGAAGTTGTTGATATCATTCAATCACGCTATAGAGAGTTACCATTTATAGACAAATTCACATTAACTCCAAGAGATTCTATTCATATGACTGTAATTGAATTGCTTTGCCATGAAAATCGTGAGCCTGAATTTTGGAGTAGCCATCTACCATTGGATACGCCATTACAAGAAATTCATGATTACTT is a window from the Streptococcus oralis genome containing:
- the galT gene encoding UDP-glucose--hexose-1-phosphate uridylyltransferase, encoding MQTIVDNFVNRVIEYGIYKPMDQIYIKNRVLALIGEEGTDKISNDSDLKKLKDDLVEIALKNGKIADLGEAKECLGAELMNFIIPLPSRLNDIFWSSYDVSPQEAVEEFYQLSKDSDYIKLSAISKNIAFHTETNYGSLEITINLSKPEKDPKTIAAEKLVKSSNYPKCLLCMENEGYQGRINYPARANHRIIRLELGDEVWGFQYSPYSYFNEHAIFLNSQHVPMAITSKTFEQLLEIVDILPGYFAGSNSDLPISGGSILSHNHYQGGKHIFPMEKAKFEREFLFKDFEDIKAGIIKWPMSVIRLQGENKNRLVELATKILDTWREYSDLDVNIIAKTEDIPHHTVTPIARKVNGRYELDIVLRDNHTTEEYPDGVYHPHQDVQHIKKENIGLIEVMGLAILPPRLKTELEEVEKYLLGKDNAIADYHLEWAVQLKEKYPVLKEEEVHRVVQHEVGQVFARVLEDAGVYKNTQNGHEAFMRFVKSVGIN
- the galE gene encoding UDP-glucose 4-epimerase GalE, encoding MAILVTGGAGYIGSHTVVELLNLGKEVVIVDNLSNSSILVLDRIEAITGQRPAFYELDVCDKQGLRKVFEQESIEAAIHFAGYKAVGESVQKPVMYYENNIMSTLSLVEVMSEFNVKKIVFSSSATVYGVHNQSPLIETMPTSATNPYGYTKVMLEQILKDVHVADSEWSIALLRYFNPIGAHESGLIGEDPSGIPNNLMPFIAQVAVGKRPELSVFGDDYDTVDGTGVRDYIHVVDLAIGHIKALEKVSEKTDVYIYNLGSGEGTSVLQLVNTFESVNKVPIPYKIVPRRSGDVATCYANADKAYKELNWKTTKTVEDMCRDTWNWQSKNPNGYNK
- a CDS encoding phosphate uptake regulator PhoU, which gives rise to MLRKHFDNEIIELSNNLEDVWASIIKKYEMIFDDLTEVQKQSIIDNDLLINEAVVTIDMKGIELICLQHPVSVDLRKIITIVKLSTDIERIGDRVVEIVKNLKNIHTMHEWGPLFYEMLKIHFELGEYLKKALLWFKKRNYEFDVYDYNKKYHLISNLCQKLGDKAVENFLIEPKNVDEAIVFLEVVNILDKISHTTQSIYKWLDYQERGVL